CCGTTACGGCGATCTGCAGGGCAACATCGAGTGGGTGGCCAGGGACGCGGTCATCGAAAAGGACCTGGGGCCGAGTTATCCGATCCGGGTGTCGGTGAAGGGTTATCAGCTGCCCAATGTGGTCAACGGCAGACAGGGGGTGATTACCCCGGGGATGACGGTGACCGCCGACGTCAAGGTCGGGGAGAGACGGATGATCGAGTACTTTTTAGGACCGATTTTACGCTACAAAGATCAAAGTTTACGGGAGATATAACCATGGAAGAAACCAACGAGCAGGAGACGGAAAGGCCTGCGGTAAAATCTGCAGAGACTGCCGAGAAGGCCGCCCTGCAGGAGCATATTCACGCTCAGTCGATGAAGGTTCTTCAGCGCCTGCCGGCAATGGGGCCGGTCATCATGCTCTATATGCAGTCATCGCACCGTCGCTACCAATTTATCAGCGATCTGGAATGGCTGCTGCTGCCACCCTTGGTGAATGGCCAGTGCAAACTGTATATGAAAAAAGAGTATCCCATCTCCTTTATCAGCTGGGCCTATCTCGACCTGGCGGCGGAAAAACGCTTGTTTCAGAATGGCGGGAAACTGCGGCCGGAGGATTGGAAAAGCGGTGACCGCCTGTGGATCATCGATCTTGTCGCCCCCTTCGGTGGTGTCGACAACATGCTCGCCGATATCCGCAACAATGAATTCCCAGGGCAAATGATTCGCCTCCTTGCCCCCGATCCGAAAACCGGCGGCATCACCGCTAGAGAACTGCCGCCCCTGGCAACGAAGAAACAGGAAGAGGACGGCCAGGAGACGGCGCAGGTCAGCTCGGGTTTAAAATAATACTCTCGGATAACAGTGTGATGAAATGAGGCACTATTTTTTAACCGCTGCCTGCTGCCTGGCTGTGCTACCAGCCTTTCTTGGCCTTTCGTCAAGAGCCGCGGCCCTTGGTCTATCGGAGATAATCGATCTCGCCGGCAAACGCGATGCCCAGGTCCGGGCCGATACCCTGGTCGCCGAGGCGCGGGATGCCGAGGCCTGGCAATCCGTGGCAGGATATGGCCCGTCCCTTACCGCCTCCGGCAGTACCATGCGCAGCCGTGACAGTTTAAAGCCAGAGGCAAGCGCTGGTCTGGATGAACGCCTGGCCAAATTCAACGAAATGGCCCTGGCGATCGGCTTCGAGCAACCGCTGATTGACCTGGAAAAGGGGAGCAAGGCCCTGCAGGGTCTGGCCGAAATGGATATCGCTCTGCTGCTGGAAAAAAAGGCGAAAGAAGACCTGCTGCTCAAGGTCCACGAGCGATATTACGGGGTCCTGTCGGCCAGGGAATCCTTCAAGCTGGCCCGGGCGGAAACGGCGGCATTACAAAAACAGGTGCAGAATGCCGTGCAAAAGCTCGAACTTGGCTTTGCCACCATCACCAGCCAGTATGAAGCAGAGGCCCGCTACCGCACGGCATCGGCAACGGAGATTGCCAGAAAGTCCGATCTATCCAATGCCCTGAAGGCCTTGGAGGAGCTTATCGATCAGGAAATTGTCGAAGAACTCGACGATCTCGATCCACAAATGACCCTGCCCGCCATCCCCAATGATCTTGCCGCCTGGCTTAGGGTGGCCGCTGCTGCCAACACCGATCTTAAGCTAAAACAGCTGCAGGTGGAAACGGCCCGGTTTGAGTTCCGGGCGGCCCAAAGCCGGTTTTTGCCCTCTCTGGTGTTCTTTGCCGACTATAGCGAACGGCATCCCACCGATGGTCTGGCCGGATATGGCGAAGAGCGTAATGAAATGGATGTTGGTCTTCGTCTGGAGGGCAAGCTCCTTGCCGGCGGCCGGGACAGTGCCGCCTTTATTGCCGCCGACAAAAAGGTCAGGGCCGCCGAGGAGCGGACAACGGTTGCCGATCGGGCAATGCGCCGATCGGTTCGTTCCCTGTGGGAGAGCATCGCCAACACCCGGCAGTTGGCTTCTGCCTATCAACAGGCCGTGGCGGTCAGCGAAAAGGCCCTGGAGTCAACCCAGGCCGCCTATGATGAGGGGGCAAAGGTCTTGCTCGATGTGCTGAACGCCGAGCAGGATCACTATCGCTCAATGCGGCAGTACCGGACATCTCGCTATGACTATATGATCTTACTAGAGAAATTTCGGCAGGTGGTTGGTGTCGATTCGATTTGGCTGCAATCAAGCGTAAAAAATGGGGAGGAGATATGAGGAGATTGTTCGTGTATGGGGTAGGGGTGCTGCTTGCGGTTGTTTTGATCAGCGGATGTACTGCCAGCTACGACTTGACCAAGTCAAAGTTTGCAATCCAGCTGAAAGGATCGGGCAAGTTGGCGATAGGTGTTCAGGACCTGCGTTCCTTTGTCGTCGATAAAACCAAGCCACCTGCATATATCGGTCAACATCCCAATGGCGGTGGGATCATGCGAGATGCCGTTACCAGGTCAGGCAAACCTCTGGCTGAAGACATGTCGGCCATTCTCTCGCCATCCTTTGTTACCAATGGCTTTAAGGTATCCCGGTTTGCCATTCCCACCTTAGCCGACAATCCGGGGGACATTGTCAAACAACAGGCCGCTGGCGGATACGACAAAATAATCGTATTGACCATCAATAAATTCCGATCCGACAGCTGGGTCGAAGTGGAATTGCAGTGGGACCTGAAGATGAGTGTCTACGACGGCAAAGGGGAGCTCCTTGCGGAAAAGGACAGTGCCGGCATGGTGGAAGGGTTAAAGCGGAATTTTACCGGCGCGCTTTCTAACGGTCAGGTGCAAAAGGCGTTGAGCGATAAACTGGGATTGATATTTGCCGAGCTGATCAATTCCCCAGAATGCCAGAAGGCAATTGTTACGTTATAAAACTTCAAGGGAAGTTTGCTGGAATTTTAATGAGTAAGTACCTGAAATGGTACTTTTATTGTTTGATTACAGGTCACTATAAAATAAGAGAGACACAATGAATATCAACAGATCGGCTTTAATGAAGGTGGTACTACTCGTATCACTATCGTACCTCGTAGGAGGGTGTGCCCTGCCTTCCCCCTTTATTCCCGATAATTATGCAGGAGATACAGCGATCATCAACGACACCTTTGATCAATTTGGCCATATGAACGCTGATATTTACTATGTTGAGTCCATTGACGGGAAAGTGATAGAAAATGCCATCGACTCAACAATGAGTGCAATCAATAGTGAGACCAAAAAAGCAGGGGCATGCTGGAGACTCAGTCCGGTTGGTCATCATCGAAAGGTCCCCACTCAACCGTTGCGCATTACTGTTGCTGGAAAGAAACTGAGTATTAATAAATTGTTAAGGTATACATCGGGGGCACTTGAGCCGGTAATTAAAGGTGA
This DNA window, taken from Desulforhopalus sp., encodes the following:
- a CDS encoding toxin-activating lysine-acyltransferase, whose translation is MEETNEQETERPAVKSAETAEKAALQEHIHAQSMKVLQRLPAMGPVIMLYMQSSHRRYQFISDLEWLLLPPLVNGQCKLYMKKEYPISFISWAYLDLAAEKRLFQNGGKLRPEDWKSGDRLWIIDLVAPFGGVDNMLADIRNNEFPGQMIRLLAPDPKTGGITARELPPLATKKQEEDGQETAQVSSGLK
- a CDS encoding TolC family protein; its protein translation is MRHYFLTAACCLAVLPAFLGLSSRAAALGLSEIIDLAGKRDAQVRADTLVAEARDAEAWQSVAGYGPSLTASGSTMRSRDSLKPEASAGLDERLAKFNEMALAIGFEQPLIDLEKGSKALQGLAEMDIALLLEKKAKEDLLLKVHERYYGVLSARESFKLARAETAALQKQVQNAVQKLELGFATITSQYEAEARYRTASATEIARKSDLSNALKALEELIDQEIVEELDDLDPQMTLPAIPNDLAAWLRVAAAANTDLKLKQLQVETARFEFRAAQSRFLPSLVFFADYSERHPTDGLAGYGEERNEMDVGLRLEGKLLAGGRDSAAFIAADKKVRAAEERTTVADRAMRRSVRSLWESIANTRQLASAYQQAVAVSEKALESTQAAYDEGAKVLLDVLNAEQDHYRSMRQYRTSRYDYMILLEKFRQVVGVDSIWLQSSVKNGEEI